TAATTCTATTTTCTGTTTGTAAAAGAGTGACACTGGTTTCTTCTGACTGCAGAAAGATCCACTTTTGGTGAAAGTGAACAAGCTAACTTCGACAAAAACACAATTGCCATATTCCTATTATTCTCTTCCACATTGTCGACCAGATAGTATAGTTGACAGTGCAGAAAATCTTGGGGAAGTTCTTCGTGGTGATCGTATTGAAAATTCTCCCTATGTGGTTAGTTGCACTTCATTATGCAACAGCCTTCTTCTGTGAACTCCTTTCAGGTCTTTTCTGACAAGCTTTCCTTTCTTGTGATCCAGTTTGAAATGAGGGAACCACATATGTGTCAGATTGTCTGCAAGGTTACACTCAATGATAAAGATGCGAAGGACCTTAAGGAAAAGATAGAGGATGAATATCGTGTCAACATGTAAGGCAAACCTGGTTCATAGCCACTTGGCAATCTGTCTATAACTGTGCACCATATACAATTAACGATATGGCATTTCTTTTTTGCAGGATTCTCGACAATCTTCCACTTGTTGTTCCTATTAAAAGGCTGGATCAAGATACTCCCACATTTTATCAGCATGGCTTTTACATTGGTGCCAAAGGCCAAGCTACCGGAGTAAATACTAGACACTCAAAACAAATCTGCATATTGTCTCTTTCTTAAGAAATGCTGTCATATGAAATACACTTTATTCTTGTGCAGAAAAAGGATGTGAAGTATTATATCCACAACCATTTGTCATTTTTAGTCAGGTATCACAAGGATATGCAAATGGACCTGGCAAGGATTGTGGGGTTCGAGGTCAAATCATTCAGGTTAGGGTTGTCAAAATGCTACCAGTTTCTTTCTGCCCAAGCTATCTCTGCATTATGATTTATCGTTGGTTCTGTTGTAGTGTTAAACACGAGTACGAAGGTCAGTGGAGTGGTAATAAGACTCGCTTAAGCACCTGCGATCCTCATGCCAGACGCTCAGTCGTGAATTCAGATGCCCCACAAGAGGTTGAAGCAAACAAAGATATTATATTCACATATGATGTTGATTTTCAGGTGAGACTTGACCATTGCCTAAATCTTGATTATAGAAGCATGTCTCATTTGATGGCACTTTCAAGAGTATAATTTGGAGATTTAAAAAAGTGTTAATTTCTTTTTCTCCCCGTTTTGCAGGCGAGCGAAGTGAAGTGGGCATCTCGATGGGATACCTATCTTCTGATGGCAGATGACCAAATCCACTGGTTTTCTATTGTTAATTCTTTGATGATTGTTCTCTTCCTTTCTGGTATGGTTGCCATGATTATGCTGCGGACTCTTTACCGTGATATCTCCAAGTACAACCAGCTTGAAACTCAAGAAGAAGCTCAAGAAGAGACAGGATGGAAGCTGGTCCATGGGGATGTATTCAGGCCTCCAGCTAACTCAGACTTGTTGTGCGTCTATGTTGGTACAGGTGTTCAGTTCTTTGGTATGTTGCTAGTGACCATGATTTTTGCTGTCCTTGGCTTCCTTTCTCCATCAAACAGAGGAGGATTAATGACAGCAATGCTCCTACTTTGGGTCTTCATGGGTTTGTTTGCCGGCTATTCTTCTGCCCGCCTCTACAAGATGTTCAAGGGTACAGAGTGGAAGAAAATTACCTTGAGGACAGCATTCACATTCCCAGGCATCGTATTTGCTATATTCTTTGTTTTGAATGCTCTCATCTGGGGGGAGAAGTCATCTGGTGCTGTGCCGTTCACGACAATGTTTGCACTCGTATTACTTTGGTTTGGTATCTCTGTGCCCCTGGTGTTTGTCGGCAGTTATCTGGGGTTCAAGAAGCCTGCAGTTGAGGATCCCGTCAAAACAAACAAGATCCCTCGACAGATACCAGAGCAGGCTTGGTACATGAACCCAATTTTCTCGATACTAATCGGAGGCATTCTCCCATTTGGTGCTGTTTTTATCGAGCTCTTCTTCATCCTTACCTCAATCTGGCTGCATCAGTTTTACTACATATTTGGGTTCCTTTTCCTTGTCTTCCTCATCCTTATCGTCACATGTGCCGAGATTACGATTGTTCTCTGCTACTTCCAACTCTGCAGCGAGGATTACCTGTGGTGGTGGAGGTCCTATTTGACGTCAGGGTCCTCGGCGCTATATCTCTTCCTTTATGCCACCTTTTatttcttcacaaagttggacattACGAAGCCAGTATCGGGAATTCTGTACTTTGGCTACATGCTGATTGCTTCCTACGCTTTCTTTGTTCTGACCGGCACGATTGGCTTTTATGCATGCTTTTGGTTCACAAGGTTGATCTATTCATCAGTAAAGATTGATTGAGAGGCAGCGAGTTCATATTGGTTCTCTAATAGGGAGTAACAAAAGTTAATACCTTCAGTCATCTAGCTGTTTCTACATTTATGGATTTTGCATCAGCAAGACTCTGAGAGCAGGGATTCATTTACCTCCCCGGTTCATTTAGCTTAATCTTTTTTCTTGTTGATATTGTTATATTTGCAATGATCAAATTAGggtgcctttttctttttcttgttctacAATATTTTTGTCATGCAAAGGTTGTTTTACTCTCAAAGACTTCTGAACTAGTTGTTTCTGTCAGTCAAGTAACCAACCTCGTATCCCATATGCCATGTTTAGTTTTCTGGGGGACGTCACATTACATCGATGCAAATGGATATGTGCAGTTATTGTCATGAGGGCAAATTGCAAAGACAATATGGTGTTACTTGTACAGGAATGTTGTATTAGTtacctgcatgcatgcatgcttgcCCATGTTGATCTATCTATTATTGGCCTACTAACTAATATATATGATAAGGCAGACTTATGTTGGAGGCCTCTTTTTAAGTGATTTTAGTAATTTTTTTGTGTTCACCAGATTCATAACATTCATTTACTGGTTCAATAGgtgttatatttaaataattttagtaTGATGTTGTTAGGTCTCTTTATCTTCTTTCATAGGATTACTAATACCTTTCTATGACTAAATTTTTAATGATCTTTTCAGCAAATATGTAGACATTTTATATCaatctcttattttatttttatgaaaattataATCGATTGCTTATGaattatatacacacatatatatagtttaattttttttctatatttaatAGGTTGTCCTGGTTAGAACTTGTCCCAAGTATCAATGTTAGGACATGATCGAGTTCAGTCGTGTAAAAATTACGATAGGTGTGTCCTAAGTATCACCGTTAGGACATGTTCGAGTTCAGTCTTGTAAAAATTAGGGTAGGTGTGTCCGATAAAGATGTAGCGTCGAAAATTAAAGGTTTTGAAGGGTTCATTGAAGTAGTATACATGAGATCTTTGATAGTAGGCTTTGGGTAAGTGTGAATTGATTCGTGAAAGCAA
The DNA window shown above is from Musa acuminata AAA Group cultivar baxijiao chromosome BXJ2-4, Cavendish_Baxijiao_AAA, whole genome shotgun sequence and carries:
- the LOC103981766 gene encoding transmembrane 9 superfamily member 9, with translation MEISRSMAVAPWIAAVLLLSAVAGGLGFYLPGVAPSDFQKKDPLLVKVNKLTSTKTQLPYSYYSLPHCRPDSIVDSAENLGEVLRGDRIENSPYVFEMREPHMCQIVCKVTLNDKDAKDLKEKIEDEYRVNMILDNLPLVVPIKRLDQDTPTFYQHGFYIGAKGQATGKKDVKYYIHNHLSFLVRYHKDMQMDLARIVGFEVKSFSVKHEYEGQWSGNKTRLSTCDPHARRSVVNSDAPQEVEANKDIIFTYDVDFQASEVKWASRWDTYLLMADDQIHWFSIVNSLMIVLFLSGMVAMIMLRTLYRDISKYNQLETQEEAQEETGWKLVHGDVFRPPANSDLLCVYVGTGVQFFGMLLVTMIFAVLGFLSPSNRGGLMTAMLLLWVFMGLFAGYSSARLYKMFKGTEWKKITLRTAFTFPGIVFAIFFVLNALIWGEKSSGAVPFTTMFALVLLWFGISVPLVFVGSYLGFKKPAVEDPVKTNKIPRQIPEQAWYMNPIFSILIGGILPFGAVFIELFFILTSIWLHQFYYIFGFLFLVFLILIVTCAEITIVLCYFQLCSEDYLWWWRSYLTSGSSALYLFLYATFYFFTKLDITKPVSGILYFGYMLIASYAFFVLTGTIGFYACFWFTRLIYSSVKID